A single region of the Cyanobacteria bacterium FACHB-DQ100 genome encodes:
- a CDS encoding ACT domain-containing protein → MSDLLTPNSSFSLTIRFQVPNRPGMLASVIQVISARGGSLGQIDLIEQSRDISMRDITVDAASTEHAETIVQAVKQLPHIKVLEVYDRTFTLHRGGKISVVSKIPLRGQADLAMAYTPGVGRICTAIAQDPNRVYELTIKQNMVAIVTDGSAVLGLGNLGAEASMPVMEGKAMLFKEFGEIDAFPICLATQDTDEIVETVKRIAPVFGGVNLEDIAAPRCFEIEARLQQELNIPVFHDDQHGTAIVTLAALTNALKLVKKAMSEVQIVINGAGAAGVAIATLLKKNGANRIVMCDSKGILSLDRADLNDQKRTFAVEQSGKLADAMKGADVFLGVSAPGVVTPEMVRAMATNPIVFAMANPIPEIQPELVKDDVAVMATGRSDYPNQINNVLAFPGVFRGALDCRASAFTTNMYLQAALAIASLIKTDDLDREHIVPSVFDQRVATVVAAAVQRAAREDGVAQR, encoded by the coding sequence ATGTCAGACCTTCTTACTCCCAATTCCAGTTTTAGCTTGACGATTCGGTTTCAGGTTCCCAATCGTCCGGGAATGCTTGCTAGTGTGATTCAAGTGATTTCGGCGCGCGGTGGTAGTTTGGGGCAGATTGATCTGATCGAACAATCGCGGGATATTTCGATGCGCGATATTACAGTCGATGCTGCCAGCACCGAACACGCAGAAACGATCGTGCAGGCGGTCAAACAATTGCCTCATATTAAAGTGCTGGAAGTGTATGATCGCACCTTCACGCTGCACCGGGGCGGCAAAATCAGTGTTGTTAGTAAGATTCCCCTCCGAGGGCAGGCAGATCTCGCGATGGCGTACACTCCCGGTGTGGGGAGGATTTGTACGGCGATCGCGCAAGACCCGAATCGAGTTTACGAACTGACAATCAAGCAAAATATGGTGGCGATCGTCACGGATGGCAGTGCGGTTTTGGGCTTGGGAAATCTGGGGGCGGAAGCATCGATGCCGGTGATGGAAGGCAAGGCGATGTTATTTAAGGAGTTCGGAGAAATTGATGCGTTTCCGATTTGTTTGGCGACTCAAGACACGGATGAAATCGTGGAAACAGTGAAGCGAATTGCTCCGGTGTTTGGCGGTGTGAATCTGGAAGATATTGCGGCTCCTCGCTGTTTTGAAATTGAGGCGCGACTTCAGCAAGAATTAAATATTCCAGTGTTTCACGACGACCAGCATGGAACCGCGATCGTCACCCTTGCTGCTTTGACGAATGCGTTGAAATTAGTCAAAAAAGCCATGTCAGAGGTGCAGATTGTGATTAACGGGGCAGGAGCAGCCGGAGTGGCGATCGCCACTCTTCTGAAAAAGAACGGGGCAAACCGGATTGTGATGTGTGACTCAAAAGGGATTCTTTCGCTCGATCGTGCCGACTTAAACGATCAAAAACGCACCTTTGCGGTCGAACAATCTGGAAAGCTTGCCGACGCGATGAAGGGAGCAGATGTCTTTTTAGGAGTGAGTGCGCCTGGAGTAGTTACGCCTGAAATGGTGCGGGCGATGGCAACTAATCCGATCGTCTTTGCAATGGCGAATCCGATCCCCGAAATTCAGCCCGAACTGGTGAAAGACGATGTAGCCGTGATGGCAACCGGACGCAGCGACTATCCGAATCAAATCAATAATGTGCTGGCGTTTCCGGGTGTGTTCCGGGGTGCGCTGGATTGTCGGGCTTCTGCCTTTACTACAAATATGTATTTACAAGCAGCGCTGGCAATCGCGTCTTTGATTAAGACGGACGATCTCGATCGTGAACACATCGTTCCTTCGGTGTTTGATCAACGAGTGGCGACCGTGGTTGCAGCAGCGGTTCAACGCGCCGCGAGAGAAGATGGAGTCGCGCAGCGATAA
- a CDS encoding SRPBCC domain-containing protein has product MPSLYTEIDIRAARSQVWQILIAKERWKYWNTFLYDCDPSLPFIQGRDVALSLLRVPGEEEIQFRPIVTLVQPDYCLKWLSTIPGLRNEHVLELQDVGVNQTRFFYRQNFSGTLARFLMPFIRQDERQGIQRMAWELKQYAEHQSKSARFNR; this is encoded by the coding sequence ATGCCAAGTTTGTACACCGAAATCGATATTCGTGCAGCACGATCGCAAGTGTGGCAAATTCTCATTGCCAAAGAGCGCTGGAAATATTGGAATACCTTTTTATATGACTGTGATCCCTCACTGCCGTTTATTCAGGGGCGCGATGTTGCGCTCTCGCTGCTGCGCGTACCGGGAGAAGAAGAAATTCAATTTCGCCCGATCGTCACATTGGTTCAGCCTGATTACTGTCTTAAGTGGCTCTCAACGATTCCAGGTTTGCGAAACGAGCACGTTTTAGAGCTTCAGGACGTGGGCGTGAATCAAACGCGGTTTTTCTATCGACAGAATTTCTCTGGTACGCTGGCTCGGTTTTTGATGCCTTTTATTCGGCAGGATGAGCGCCAAGGCATTCAGCGAATGGCATGGGAACTGAAGCAGTACGCCGAGCATCAGAGCAAATCTGCTCGGTTCAACCGCTGA
- a CDS encoding tetratricopeptide repeat protein, with protein MTDPVDPQSEIYLQQAQQFSKAGIYDEAIAALDQLLQQQPSAAIAWLERGKVFYQLRQYDSAIASFKESILLKPDHELAWNLQGVALSKLERHAEAIACYDQALKLCGTNYKVWYNRGNALLKIGSIYEALYSYEETLKLKPSYPKAWYNRGIVLTHLKRFEDAIESYNRALILRPYFSAAHYNQGNLLYRLGRYKEALKSYEQVLKIRPDLDEGWHSQGNALYQLGLLQCAIDSYDQALALNPESDKVWYRRGIVLSRIGQQQQAIASFDTALSFNPNFLEARTQRDRLLSG; from the coding sequence ATGACCGATCCTGTTGATCCTCAGTCTGAAATTTACCTTCAACAAGCGCAGCAATTTAGCAAAGCGGGAATCTACGACGAGGCGATCGCTGCACTCGATCAGCTTCTGCAGCAGCAGCCGAGTGCAGCGATCGCTTGGCTTGAGCGCGGGAAAGTTTTTTATCAACTACGGCAATACGACAGCGCGATCGCTAGCTTTAAAGAATCAATTTTGCTCAAGCCGGATCACGAACTCGCCTGGAATTTACAAGGCGTGGCGCTCTCTAAGCTTGAGCGTCATGCGGAGGCGATCGCTTGCTACGATCAAGCCCTCAAGCTTTGCGGCACAAATTACAAGGTCTGGTACAACCGTGGTAACGCTTTACTCAAGATCGGATCAATCTACGAAGCTCTCTACAGCTACGAAGAAACCCTAAAACTCAAGCCCAGTTATCCCAAAGCTTGGTACAACCGAGGCATCGTGTTGACGCACCTGAAGCGCTTCGAGGACGCGATCGAGAGCTACAACCGCGCCCTCATCTTGCGCCCTTATTTCTCTGCAGCTCACTACAATCAAGGCAATCTGCTTTACCGTTTAGGACGCTACAAGGAAGCTTTGAAGAGCTATGAGCAGGTGTTGAAGATCCGCCCTGACCTCGATGAAGGTTGGCACAGTCAAGGAAATGCCCTCTATCAATTGGGACTGCTTCAGTGCGCGATCGACAGCTACGATCAAGCCCTGGCTCTCAATCCCGAAAGCGACAAAGTTTGGTACAGGCGCGGTATCGTTCTGAGCCGCATTGGACAGCAACAGCAGGCGATCGCGTCTTTCGATACTGCGCTCAGCTTTAACCCGAACTTTCTAGAAGCGAGAACACAGCGCGATCGTCTCCTCAGCGGTTGA
- a CDS encoding NAD(P)/FAD-dependent oxidoreductase: MEPVTNLPKHRVVIIGGGFGGLYAAQNLNRADIDVTLIDKRNFHLFQPLLYQVATGSLSPSDISAPLRSILSRQKNAKVLMEEAIDIDPETQHVKTNQGLIPYDSLIVATGVSHHYFGNDQWKDTAPGLKTVEDAIEMRRRIFMAFEAAEKETDPEKRRALLTFVVVGGGPTGVELAGAIAELANNTLKHDFRSIDTTEARILLIEGLDRVLPPYPAELSAKAAESLTKLGVTVLTKTKVTQIEGETLKIEYNDQCETISAKTILWAAGVKASGVGRVISERTGASLDRVGRVMVNSDLSVPNHPNVFIIGDLAHCADPEGKPYPGVAPVAMQEGKYVARLIQARLQGRSLSAFSYKDFGSLAVIGQNAAVANLSGIHLSGFIAWFIWIVAHIYFLIEFNNKLVVMIHWTWSYITRGRGARLITNTTSAPVETPIARSLQEEPLKV, from the coding sequence ATGGAACCAGTGACGAACCTGCCCAAGCATCGTGTGGTCATTATCGGAGGTGGATTTGGGGGCTTATATGCTGCTCAAAATCTCAACCGCGCTGATATTGATGTGACCCTGATTGATAAACGTAATTTCCATCTATTCCAGCCGCTCCTCTACCAAGTTGCTACCGGAAGCCTCTCTCCTTCTGACATTTCTGCGCCTCTGCGCTCGATCCTCAGCCGTCAGAAAAACGCCAAAGTGCTCATGGAAGAAGCGATCGACATCGATCCCGAAACTCAGCACGTTAAGACAAATCAGGGATTAATTCCTTACGACTCGCTAATCGTTGCCACTGGAGTCAGCCATCACTACTTCGGCAATGACCAGTGGAAAGATACCGCACCCGGCTTAAAAACCGTGGAAGACGCGATCGAGATGCGCCGCCGGATCTTCATGGCATTTGAGGCAGCAGAAAAAGAAACCGATCCCGAAAAGCGTAGAGCGCTCCTTACCTTTGTCGTGGTCGGCGGCGGCCCAACGGGCGTTGAGTTAGCAGGCGCGATCGCGGAACTGGCAAACAATACGCTCAAGCATGATTTCCGCAGCATTGATACGACCGAAGCCCGGATCTTATTAATCGAAGGGTTAGATCGCGTACTGCCGCCTTACCCGGCTGAGCTGTCTGCAAAAGCAGCAGAATCGCTGACAAAATTGGGTGTTACGGTACTGACTAAAACCAAAGTGACGCAGATCGAGGGCGAAACGCTGAAGATCGAATACAACGACCAATGCGAAACGATTTCGGCAAAAACGATTCTGTGGGCAGCAGGGGTGAAAGCATCTGGTGTCGGTCGCGTGATTTCTGAGCGCACAGGCGCATCGCTTGATCGGGTGGGTCGCGTCATGGTCAATTCAGACTTAAGCGTTCCGAACCATCCGAATGTTTTTATCATTGGCGATTTGGCGCACTGTGCTGATCCTGAAGGCAAGCCTTATCCAGGAGTTGCACCTGTGGCAATGCAGGAAGGAAAATACGTTGCCAGACTGATTCAAGCAAGATTACAAGGTCGATCGCTCTCTGCATTTAGCTACAAAGATTTTGGTAGCCTTGCGGTGATCGGGCAGAATGCCGCCGTTGCCAACCTGAGTGGAATTCACTTGTCTGGTTTCATTGCTTGGTTTATCTGGATTGTGGCTCACATCTACTTCCTGATCGAGTTTAATAACAAGCTTGTCGTGATGATTCACTGGACTTGGAGCTACATCACTCGCGGACGAGGAGCGCGATTGATTACCAATACGACCTCAGCCCCCGTCGAAACGCCGATCGCGCGATCGCTTCAAGAAGAGCCGCTTAAAGTCTAA
- a CDS encoding PBP1A family penicillin-binding protein, producing MTQPPLPPRRSQTMLGNLTQAVKTLTRINFSKLKLRPNARVPELLVQDADAPKAQVFPLLGDRYSVGRSSKSCDIVVRNPVVSQVHAVIKRDRKRKFLGLPTRSRFMIRDEGSTNGLYRGKRKLKSKILYNGDIVSLGPPELAASVRLQYKDPLPWYLKAVRYGLFGISGVTALTAFVIGIEWQRFSVYPLPESVQGPVVINSRDGQPLRTPRTDRHIEVENLSGFSPYLPNAVMASEDSRFFWHLGVDPIGTARALFTNVRGGEIREGGSTLTQQLARSVLPDYVGRQDSAGRKLREAIVALKLETVYSKNFILRTYLNRVYLGSGIYGFEDAAQFYFGKSSKDLNLSEAATLVGILPAPNSFNPVTNYKAAIEYRDRVLERMAQQGMVAQEEADRARRSRIEISPRARQELQSAIAPYFYSAVFDELESLLGGSLASEGNFIVETGLDRQMQARAETNLRNSVATSGASANYSQGAVVTIDAKTGEILAMAGGVDYQQSQFNRVTQALRQPGSTFKIFAYAAAIEQGISPGTSYSCAPLNWGGQTFAGCGGGAADFYTGVAQSLNAVALRVAQDVGLDKVVQMAQRMGVKSTLKAVPGLVLGQSEVTPLEMTSAFGVLANQGVRNRPHTIKRILDSGDCKNRQDINTCRVIYQADQDGENNQKVIAPEVANTMTTLLQGVVRSGTGRGAAIGLGEAGKTGTTNDNKDLWFIGYVPSQTIVTGVWLGNDNNAPTDGNSGLAAKLWGDYMRQVVRQ from the coding sequence ATGACTCAACCGCCGCTGCCCCCTCGCCGATCGCAAACCATGCTTGGCAATCTTACGCAAGCCGTGAAAACGTTGACGCGGATCAATTTCTCTAAGCTGAAGTTGAGACCGAATGCGCGTGTCCCGGAGTTGTTGGTGCAGGATGCAGATGCGCCGAAAGCGCAGGTCTTTCCGCTGCTGGGCGATCGCTATTCGGTGGGACGCAGCTCTAAATCCTGCGATATCGTGGTTCGCAATCCGGTGGTCAGCCAGGTTCATGCGGTAATCAAGCGCGATCGCAAACGGAAATTCTTGGGACTGCCGACGCGATCGAGATTTATGATTCGCGATGAAGGCTCAACGAATGGGCTGTATCGCGGCAAGCGCAAGCTGAAGTCAAAGATTCTCTACAATGGCGATATTGTGAGCTTAGGGCCACCTGAACTTGCTGCCTCCGTCCGTCTTCAATATAAAGACCCGCTGCCGTGGTATCTCAAAGCGGTGCGCTACGGTTTGTTCGGGATTAGTGGCGTGACCGCCCTAACTGCATTTGTCATTGGAATCGAATGGCAGCGATTTTCGGTCTATCCCTTACCGGAATCGGTGCAAGGCCCTGTGGTGATCAATTCACGGGATGGACAGCCGTTGCGAACCCCTAGAACCGATCGCCACATTGAAGTGGAAAACCTTTCAGGATTTTCGCCTTATCTCCCTAATGCAGTGATGGCTTCTGAAGACTCGCGGTTCTTCTGGCATTTGGGGGTTGACCCGATCGGGACTGCCCGTGCGCTATTTACCAATGTTCGAGGCGGTGAGATCCGAGAAGGAGGCAGTACGCTCACACAGCAGCTTGCCAGAAGCGTTTTGCCGGATTATGTCGGGCGACAAGATTCCGCAGGGCGCAAACTTCGAGAAGCGATCGTAGCCCTCAAGCTCGAAACGGTCTATAGCAAAAATTTCATATTAAGAACGTATCTCAATCGCGTCTATCTTGGTAGCGGAATTTATGGCTTTGAGGATGCCGCTCAGTTTTACTTTGGAAAATCGTCAAAAGATCTCAATCTCTCGGAAGCAGCAACGTTAGTGGGAATTCTGCCCGCACCAAATAGCTTTAATCCGGTAACAAACTACAAAGCGGCGATCGAATATCGCGATCGTGTCCTAGAACGGATGGCGCAGCAGGGCATGGTGGCACAAGAAGAAGCTGATCGCGCCCGACGATCGCGGATTGAGATCAGCCCCAGAGCTAGACAGGAACTGCAAAGCGCGATCGCTCCTTATTTTTACAGTGCAGTCTTTGATGAGCTTGAATCTTTACTCGGTGGCAGTCTTGCGAGTGAAGGGAATTTTATTGTCGAAACAGGACTCGATCGCCAAATGCAAGCGAGAGCTGAAACTAATTTGAGAAATAGTGTGGCGACAAGCGGCGCAAGCGCAAATTACTCACAGGGTGCGGTTGTGACGATCGACGCGAAAACAGGCGAAATTCTAGCCATGGCTGGAGGAGTTGATTATCAACAAAGCCAGTTCAACCGAGTGACGCAAGCTCTGCGGCAGCCCGGATCGACGTTTAAAATCTTTGCTTATGCGGCTGCGATCGAGCAGGGCATTTCTCCTGGAACGAGCTATTCTTGTGCGCCCTTGAACTGGGGCGGACAGACATTTGCAGGGTGCGGGGGCGGAGCGGCAGATTTTTACACCGGAGTCGCGCAGTCGTTAAACGCCGTTGCGCTCAGAGTGGCTCAAGATGTGGGATTAGACAAAGTGGTGCAAATGGCGCAGCGCATGGGTGTAAAGTCCACTCTCAAAGCGGTTCCGGGGCTGGTCTTGGGGCAAAGCGAAGTCACTCCACTAGAAATGACTAGTGCTTTTGGAGTGCTGGCAAATCAAGGAGTACGAAACCGTCCTCATACGATTAAGCGCATTCTGGATAGTGGAGACTGTAAAAATCGCCAAGACATCAATACTTGCCGTGTGATTTATCAGGCCGATCAAGATGGCGAGAATAATCAAAAGGTGATTGCGCCGGAAGTTGCGAATACGATGACGACGCTGCTGCAAGGAGTCGTACGATCGGGAACCGGACGCGGTGCCGCGATCGGGCTGGGTGAAGCCGGGAAAACGGGAACGACCAACGACAATAAAGATCTGTGGTTTATTGGCTATGTTCCGAGTCAAACGATCGTCACTGGTGTTTGGTTGGGCAATGACAATAATGCGCCCACGGATGGAAACAGTGGACTTGCGGCGAAACTTTGGGGTGATTATATGCGGCAAGTTGTGCGGCAATAG